TGAGGCTGGCACGTGAGCATCTGTATGTGCTTTCCTTCCAGACGTTCTCAGGTCTCCATGCAGGGCCACACACGGGGCGGACGAGGCCCTGTCCTCCAGAAGCTCACAGTGTGATGGGGCACAGATGCCCGCACACGTGACGGCAATGCGGCGTGACCGGTGTCGTGAGGAGGGTGCACAGACAACTGTGGGGATGCAAAGGAAGGACCCCTCACATGCTACTGGCTCGGGGAAGACTTTCCAGAAGAGACCCTGAGCGGTggtgggagaaagaggaggagcaCGCGTACTGGGGACCAGGAGGCTGGGGACCCACGCGCAGGACAGGGCTGTGCGGCCAGCAGCAGGGCTCAGTGAGGGAAGGGCTCGAACTGTGTGGAGCACCAGGATCCGCACCAGGCACTTGATGGCGTCTCGTTAAACCCCCACGACAATTCTGAGACACGTGCTGCTGTGGGGAggagctgttattttttttttacccgtgaggaaaccaaggctcagagaagtgaaagcACTTGGCCACATCATATGGCTGAGGATTTAGACCCAGATCTGCATGACTGATACTCGAAGTATTTCATGTAGGGGTGTGACATGCATTCGCTGTCGATAAAGCTAATGGAAACTTGGACTACTTCTCAGAGGCCTAATCTCCAGAATGAAGGAGGTGACTCCTTGCTGCATAGGTCAGGCACTAACCTCTAAAGCACTGTTCTTAAAGACCACGCCTCCCGAAGAGACCGAGAGCCAGGAGAAGGATTCGTGGATTGAGTGATGGGTTGATGGAATTGGGGCCTCTCGGGGAAGAAATTCCCTTTTATTCTGTGGCTCTTCTGTGCCAACACTGTGCAGGCACTTTTGTGTAGTGAGTGTCTCAGTCTAGAGAAGAGCAGGCTACGGGATCCAAGCCAGGGCCCTCAGATCTCTGCAGGCAGCCCAGAGGGCAGGGTCGGGGTAGGGCCAGTGGGCTAGGCTTTGGAGGGAGCAGGCTTCGGCTCAGTGTGAGGTGGAAAGACCTCTCTGGAAAGGGGAGTCAGCCTATAACAGAGTAAACTGCTTTGGGAGGGAGTGGGCTCCCTGTCAAGAGAAGTGTGTAAGCAAAGTCCTGTGGAGTTGGGTAGGAAAGCAGCTAAGCCACTCGTAGGAtgggctacaccattttacattccatttCGGACTCCATGACTTCCGTGACACAGACTTCACAAGCTGTAGACTTTCACAGCAAGGATGGCTTCCTAGAAGATGTAGAGAGGGGACCTCAGACCGGTGGGACCCCCTGGGAAGGGCTGTGCTGTCCTGGGCAGTTCAAGCAAGCCCAAGAAAAGGCCatgtggtgggtgggtgggctgAGACCTGCCATGTCCCCATTCTGTTCCCCAGTACGCTGAGCTCCTCATGCTGGCTTCAGGCACTGGCCTGGCCCCCATGGTGCCCGTCCTGCAGAGCATAACAGACAACGCAGAGGACGAGACTTTCGTCACCCTGGTCGGCTGCTTTAAGACTTTTGAGGGCATCTACCTAAAGACCTTCCTGCAGGAGCAGGCCCGTTTCTGGAATGTCCGAACCTTCTTTGTCCTCAGCCAGGTGAGCCCAGCATGGTGACTTCCTTCCCTGATTGAGACTGTGCTGGCCCCTTGCACCCATCCTGACGGTCTGCTGTGGCCTCCCTGCCCCGGACTGCAGTAGGAATCTACTGTCGCCATGTGGCCGGCAAGGGGGGCAGGTCTGGTTCTGTTTGGTGTGTGTGGGTGCGGGAACTGATGCCCAGAGAGGTGGAGGTGCTGGCCTGTCCGTGCTGCCGGCTGGGGTGAAGCCAGGACTGGAGCACCGGGCTGCGCTCCAGCCCTCCCCCATCGTACTTTGCTGCCTGCCAGCTGCCCTCTGGCCTCACCTGCTGTATGGGCTGGGGGCCTGTGTGTGGAGTCAGTGGGCCAGGACGCAGATGTCCACAAGGCCCGGGACAAACTCCTTTGGGACAGGGATCACGTGTCTGGATCACCAGGCTCTCTTCGGTGCTTGGCAgggtgccaggcacagagcaggcacaCACGCCATCAACTATTGGTGAGTAAGTAGATCTGGGGTCACCGCATTTATTAGGGCTCCCACCACAGCACTTTGCCCCCACACGGGAGAAGAGTTGCTTCCAGATTCTCCAGGCTGCCCATACCAGAACTGGAAGCaactctgccccctgccccctgcccctcagctTCTCTGCCCCCTGCACGTACTCTGGCCACTCTGCCCGGGCCCTCCCCTCTGGCCCGTGGTCGGGGGCCATCTTATTCCTTATCCcaagccaggccctgtgctgccTTCCCCATGGGCTGTAGCTTTGTTTCTCTTCCGTGTGCCCCCAGTTGGGGGTCCCTGCTGGGGCCTCCCCTCCGTTCTGTGTTGCTCAGGGCCGGCCTCACTGCCCAGTACTTGGGAGTACCCGTCTCATCAGTGTCCCACTTGTGGCAGCTTTAGAGTGTCCCTAAAGACTGGCATGGTTTTCCCCATCGTGACTGGGTGGGGGGGTGTCAGGAAACCGGGTTTCCCTCCCCAGTTCCAGAGGTCGTGGGATCCTCAGTGGCCCAGTTCTGTGGGCCTGTCCGTGGGACAGAAGGGTCAGTGGTGCAAACGTCAGGAGGGCCATGCTTGGTGAGCATTCGCAGAGGCGGGAGGTGCTGAAGGCCGGAAATGAAGCAGAGGCCAGTGAGCAGCCTGACTCGTGTGCCCGGGCTGGCCCAGGCAGCTCTGCTCGAGGGCCAGCTCAAGGaaggtggggggagtggcagaatcACCCGGCTGTTGGCCAGCCTTCCTGTCCCCCGACCGCATGCCTGGTGCCCGGGATAGGGAAGTGAAGATgacctgccccctgccctccaggcaCTCACCTTTCTAAGGGGAGACAGCCACAGGGATGGCTTCACTGAccaccttctctgtgcctggtGCTGTTCTAGGCGctgtgtgtgtgttaaatcaTTTAATCCCACCACAATCCTAGGAGGCTTATACTGCCATCATGCCCGTTTTATAGATACGGCACAGAGAGAGTAAGAACCTTGACCAAGGTAACACAGCAAGTTGGTGGAGAGTTAGGTGTGAACCAAGGTGGTCCTGCTCCAGACGCCCTGCTTTTACTGCTTGTTGGTATAagacagcagagggagggggccaCATGGAGGGTGCTGAAGATGCTGGCAGCAAGCagggagggcttcacagaggagctGGCATTGAGCCTGGGCTTGAGGGCAGAGTTAAAGTTGACCAGCAATAAAGGGCCTTCAGCCCTGGGCCAGGGCTCTGATGAAGCCGGTCGCCTGGGGCTGGGCGGCTGAGCGGGCTGGCTGTCAAAGGCAGGGGCAGGTGAGGGGTGATGCAGTGGGAGGTGCCTCCTTGACTTAAGGTTCTCGCCCAGGCTGCAGCCACAGCGGCCCCACGGGTCTCCCTCTCCAGACACTTCCTGCCAATCGGCCCTTCTTGCAGCCAGAAGGGCACCACTGACTCCACCACCACCGTGCTTCCAgcccttccctggctccccaCTGCTCTCAGGATGATGGCCCAGCCCGCACGGCTGTACTAACCTCTGTGGCCTTGTCTCCTGGCACACCCTCCCTGCGTGTCCAGGCATCGCTGGTCTGCTCCTGGCTGCAAGTGCACCGTGCTTTTCTGGCTGCTGGGCCTGCCTGTGCTCGTGCTGTTCCCCCTTCCAGGAGCACTTTGCCCCACTTCCTCAGCTAACGCCTACTCACCCCTCACATCTCTCTGCTGAGGTGTGACTCCATCCTGGAACTTCTCTAGAGCCCCCAGACTGGCATGGGTGTTTCTGCTGTCATAGCCGGGCTCTCCTTAACAGCATCCACCCTGCAGCGCCGTCACTGATTAtgggtcccccaccccacctgggcAGCAACCAGACCCACCGAATCTCTGGGTGTGCAGTTGGTGGGGGGGGGTATGCCAAACCTAACTAGCCTGGGGGAATTGGGCAGCGGGAGGGAGAGGTGAAGCCAGTGGGCCCTGCTGGTCCCGGCCCTCAAGGGCCCTTTGGGTGGGTCAGAGCATGGAGGGGGCATGGGAGGATCCAGATCATCAGCGAGGATCCCCTCGGAGCACCGCAGTGGGGTCAGATGAGCTCTGCAGCGCGGGCCTCCGAGGCACTGTGAGTGTGCTGGAGAAGAGGCCTGCACTCGTCACAGTGGCCCACAGAGGTCAGGGTCACTCAGCTGGGACATGGTGGCAGAGCTCAGATCcagccccctctctctttcccatctctctgcttaGCCCCAGAAGTTAGAAGCTCACCTGAATAGGGTCTGCAGAGGGGATGGtgctgttctgtttttgtttgtttcgatGCTGGTTACATGGTGTCTTCTCTTCGTTAGAATTTTTAAACTATGTATACTTTTTGATTTATGTGCTTTTCTATACATGCATTGTACTTCAGTAAAACGTCCACTTACAAAAGCGAAGTTCCTCCAAATAAGTTGGAGGTGGAGCTTTTCTTTTGTGATCCCAAAGATGAAAGCCACCAGCGAAGGCTGGAGGAGCAAAAAGAGAGAAGCCTGGGTCACTCGGGCACTGTGCTCCCTGGAATCCTACCTCCAGCCTTTTTACGTGAGCAGTAGCCCCCCTCTCGGTTAAGGCCCTGCTGCCTCGgatccccaacacacacagccggAGCGAGAGCAGGAAGCTTGTGTGTTTCGAGCAGCTGCCACATCCCAGTGCCCAGCACGGTGCCAGGCACAGAGTGCCCGCTCAGTAAATATTCGTCCCACCAGCAAGGTGGAAAGCCTGATGAAACAAAGGAGCGCATGTTATGCTCCCAGGGTGATGGTGGTGGACAGCCTTACAAAGGTACTGGGAGACCCCCAGTCTTGGGGAGAAGACGTCCCCTGGAGTGACAGgtgcagcagcccctgggaggCAGTAAGAATTGGGACCTGCCTCACTGCGTGCCCTGGgatgtccctcctcctccctgtgcctcccCTGTTGTGGGAAGATAAgtgtccctctctccccctggGCTTGTTATGAGGGTAGTCAGAGTCCCCGTGCCAGGAAGTCCCTGGCCTGTGGTAGGGCTAGCTGAAGGTTGCCTTCCCgcccctctgcctcagtttcctcgttcaACCGTGAACTGCGTGAACTCTGAAGACTTCCCAGTAGTCACCTGCACTATTTCTCATTGTCTCAGGAGAACTCCCTGGAGAAGCTTCCCTGGAGTTACCGGGAGAAGACCCGTTTTGGCcgcctggcccagggcctgattGAAGAGCTGGTTGGCTCCTGTCGCAGAAAGCCCTTTGCATTGGTCTGTGGCTCAGCCGAGTTTACCAAGGACATGGCCAGGTGCCTGCTGCGCGCAGGCCTGGCTGAAGACTCCTACTTCCTCTTCTAGCCCTGGCCTCCCTTCCAAAGCCCTGGCCTGGATCCTGCCCCTGGAACACTGGAAGAATCACAGACTGGAGTCAGAAGACATGGAGTGCAGGCCTGGCCCACCGCTCACTGGCCAGGTGACCTTAGGTGAATGTCTTTACCTGTGTGCACCTCCAGCTCTCATCTACCCCACCAGGTTGCCAACTCCCTCAGGCAGACGTATTGCTGTGTGGAGGGAAGATGGGGCTgcaggagccccagggaggggggCGTGGGAATCCGTTAGGACTCCAGGGAGAAAGCCAGGTCTGTGCCAGGCCCCGGATGAGTAAGAGCTGGCAGGAGAAGGTGCAGGAGGAGCTTCCCAGATGCCTCAGATGAGAGGGTTTGGGCACTCCCGTCCCACCCTGCCCTAGAAATGCCTGTTCTAAAGCCCGCTTCCCCTGAAAACTGTGTCCCTGCtgtggcctcagtgctggctcAGATGCGTTGCTTGCTGAGTGTTTAGAGAATTACCATAGGGGTAGCTAAGAGCTCTTTGGAGGAGGAACTTGCCTCCAGCCTGACACAGCGGTCTCAGGCTCCATGACCTGACCGCATTCTCCGAGCAAGGTGGGCCCTGGATTACCTTTATTTTGTACTGGGCCCAGGCCTTTCCTGCTGCAAACAGCTTGGCTCTCCGTCTCCCTTCCGTGGCTCAAGAGCCCAGCCCAGAGTCCTTTCCTGACCCAAAGAGGTACAGAAACAaacacccctccctcctgcaggcgGCCAGCTCAGCCCGCCCTCAGCTCCGCAGCCCTGGTGACGGTTGCTATGGAGATCTAAAGATAGAGCAGGAGCCAGGAGACCTGggtccctctctctgctctgcccacTGAGCCGCTGCTGATTCCGCtccacccccactgccctccccaccGTGCCCCTCCATCCTGCGTGGGGCAAGCCCTCCCCCTTGACCTGGCGCTCCCAGGCAGCGCACTGCCGGTAACGAATCGTGCTTTCCACCGCCCGGCCTCCACCGTGCTGCCCCGGCTCAGGCTGGCTGCGGGTGCTCCCGGAATCAGAATACTAAGCCATGAAATCTCAGAATCAGAGCGAGAACTTTATAGTCGTGGAATCACAGCCCTCCTCACCCCAGAGATTAAAGTTCAGGACTCCAGAAAGCATCCCGTCTAATAGACTCATTGTGTGAATGGGGAAAGCAAGGAGGCCCCATGAGGCGAAGAGATGTGCTCGAGGTAAACAGTTCGCGGCCGAGTTGGCGTGAGAAGCCAGGTCCCCTGATGTTACCTGTACGGAGAGTTGGGTAACCAGTGATTTCCAGACTGAACTCCGTAGGACAGTAGGGTTCCGGGCATGGCAGCAGTGAGGGGACAGCCACACAGGGTCTCCAGGCCCCCTGCAACCAGAGCAGTTCTGGATATCCCATTAATATATCAGAGTTAGCAGTCATCTCCATTTGTGAGAAAGGGTATTCCTGCACAGCCCAAAAAGTTGCAGCACATCTCCGTGCTGGGCTGTGTCCAGGAAACAACCCTGGCGGGCATCTGGGGGACAGTGCCTGAGGTTTCACACTGTGATTCCCAGGCAGAATTCGACGGTCACTTAGAGATGGGGAAGACTGCCTGGGAACGTCCCCAAGAATCCTGCGCACGTGAGCAGATTGGAAAAGTACAGCGGTCcagggatttttttcattttgtttaactcAGAGTTTTCCAAGTGCATTTACCTGTAGAACAGTTCTGTCCACTAGAATCTTTTGAGACCAGCATTCCGTGGACTGTGCTCTGGGACACGCTGGTCTGTGGCATGGCCCCCTTGCAGCAGGGTTAGTGAGCAGCAAGGCCCACACTAAAGCCTCAGAGGTCCCGAGCAGGAGCCGTgatctcttcctgcctctcctgtgACTTGGGCAAGACACTTCTCCCTCCAGGCTCCTGAAATGTGGGCGTCCTCCTCccgcctttcccctcccccagtacGTTCTGTTGATGGATGCTCCTCACAGCTGCTCCTGGAGGGCCTGTCCTCAGCCAGACTCTGTTCTCGGCACCAGGGTCACCCCGTCACACAGCTTATAGCCCGACAAGGAGTGCGGAAATTAAACCCCTAATTCTAAAAGGGATGAGTGTTCTAGAAAGGGAAGTATGGATACCTAGCAAGGGCTTTTCGCCTATTCTAGGGGGGCAGGGACATGCCACTGCCCCAAGGGTAGAGGCTTCAAAGGCAATACGTCACTCAGAGTTCGGGGTGGTAGGGAGTCCCCACATAAGAAATGGGGGTGTGGGATGGTTCTTTTGTGTCTTTGTCCCATTTTATATATTGGATGTTAAGATGTTAGACGCAGCCACTCCGCAATAGCCATCAGCCCCTCTTGTCCTAGAATGTgccaccctccccttcccctcaccccacatGGCATCCATACAGTCTGGATACAGTAGGGTCTCTTATCGTGGGATGATAGTGAAGACCCAGCCATGTCCTTGGTACCAATATGCCAAAAGGGCTCATATCATCCAGAGACTGGAAAGCTCCTGCCTTGCAAGATGGTAAGTGAGCCGAAGAAGGGCACGGGTTGGGGTGTATGACATGGGCTCTGTTGGCTGGCCGGTTCTGCCCATCCCTCCTGATGAAGTCACACCCACCGCATGGCATCGGGGGGCATGCCGTTGGGGTGATGGTAGCCAAAGGATGCCTGAGTTTGGGCCCCTCGGTGTTTTGCCTGCAGCACTTCCACGTTCCCCTCACTGGTCTGCCAGCCTCTCCCCTCATGCCCGCCATACTGCAGCCAGACCTGGTTTTGCAACTCTGATAAGAACACAACATGAGAGCTACCCTCCTAACAGATTGTGTGCGCAGGACATTATTGTCGACTGAAGGTACAGTGTTCAACAGCAGATCTCATGCAGAGCTGAGCCTGTCACTCCCTTGCTGAAagtccttcagtggctccctgttGCCCTAGGATACAGTGTCGTCGCAGCTCTGCCTCCTCTCCAGACTTACTTTGGTCCTTGGCCTCTTGCCCCCAGGTCTCAGGTTCTGCCCCAGCACTCTTGCTTTTGCGTCAGTACGGCCCTTCCCATTTGCTGCTCTCTGGGTCTGGGCCATCCTTccgccctctcctctcccactcgccttgGCCTCCTGGTCCTCTGAGGACTTACTCAGctcactctcccttcctctccaaaGCCGCGCCCGCCTCCACGGCTGCAGGCCGGGTTAGCGAGCGGGTTCTCATGCGTCCTGCTGCAGTGGCGGCTTTCCGACGGCCTCGTTCGCAGGGGAGCACATCATGGGCCTGTCCTGGGGCCTGTGCACTGTGACCCAGCGTGGGAGTGTGCTCGGCACATCCCGAATGTCAAATACCCGCATAATAAAAAGGGGCTATACATGGAGTCCTTTACAGGTTGCAAAATGTATCTCCTCTGTGTTGAAGCACCGGATCGTCCCCCAAACTTCATTACCCCAATCTACTGATGAGGAAAACCAAGCTTCCAAGACATTAAGCAATTCTACAAGGTCACGTACCGATGCACGAATTCCCACATGCTGCCGTTGTTATAAAGGTTATATGTGACATGTGAGTGCACCAGGAAACGTGTATAAAGATTTTCTTTGCTGCACTATttgaaatagcaaataaaaactgCCCGTATGTCCATTAATAAGAGAATAGAGAAATAAACTGTTCTATATTCATCCAGTAAAATAACGCATAGCAGTTAAAATGAACGAACTAGACCCACATGTATCAACATagactcaattaaaaaaacataataattgAGTGAAAATCAAATTGTAGAAGGCATGGTACAGTGAGATACCAatattttgaaagtttaaaaacacaaaataatgccAAATGCTCAGGAAGGGGATACACCGACTGCAAAGGCGGTGATGACCTCGAGGGGATGGCGTGGGGTGAGGGCTCTTTTTTATCTGCATCacttcaatataaaaatatttgaaatgaatatgGCCAGATACGAACATCAGGTGCCTCTGGATGATGGGGTCACTgatgtctgctttttctgtgtttgaaatCATTCcataaagaaagattaaaaaaagacgACTAAATGCTGCCAGTCACTGTGCTTCAGGAAGGAGAGGCTTAAACACAGTCATCCCCACCTCCCTCGGGACAGGCTGTGCCCGTTTATGCCTCCAGGCCCGTCCGGCTTCTATTTGAAACTGTcgtgagcacctactgtgcgccCTGGTTTGGGTACCACTGTAAGTAGGAGAAGCAGCCTTGGCACTCAGCttacatgctgttccctctgctttcccTCATAAATGCAAAGCAGAGTGACTTTCTAGACACCACAGTTTGGGACTCTTTCGTTTGTTTCGTTTTCCTTTTTAAGTGAGGCAGGCTTAGATTCAAATCTCTTGCCAATGGTGTAAGTATCCAGAGCAAAtaacttggcctctctgagcctcagtttactcatctacAAAACGGGGGCAGTTGCGCTGTCTCCCAGGGCTGTGTGAGGAGGAAGGGAACGTGCGGTGCTCAAGCAGGGCCCCTTGCACAGAGCGGGTGTGAGAACgcagccccttctccctcttgtcTCCCTGGTGGCCCCAGCAGTGCCTGGCTCAGGGCTGGCCTCTGAGAACAGCACTCGTTCTCAAACTTTCCACTCTGCAGAACTCCCCTTCTTACTATTTTCCCCATGCTTTGGAAGATTTTGATCCCAAATTGCGTGTATTAAGTCATTATTAATTTATCTCCCATTTTTTATTGATCAAAGACATAGCTAGCTGCCCCTCAGAGCTTCTGCTCTGTACAGCCAGCTGGGGGCTGCACGTGGTTGACATCATTCCAGCCAGAGGCAAAGGAACCGGACAGCCGGTGTGGCCTGAGGAGGGGCCATGCAGATGCGTCACTTTAATTTTCTCGTTCGCATTGACCGTGAGTTGTGGGAACAGCGGGCCTTGCCCAGGTGGGTGCTGTTTGCACAGGTCCTCGACTGGCCGGTATTTAGCACAGGGCCCCCATGGGTCCAGAACGCTCGTGCCACAGAGCTCACTCTAAATAGATGGCGTGGAACAGTGCCACGCAGGGGAGTGTGCGGTTCACACAGTGGGAGGTGGCAAATCTGTCTGCACGTGGATCCCACAGGCTCTGGCTGGACACCACTGTGTCATCCTGTCCCTTGCTCCCGATGCTGTTGGAGCACACTAGCTTAtaacgggggtgggggtgtgtgtgtgacagcCTTAACCAGGTCCTGGAACCCAGCACTCAGCTCGGAAGCCAGGTGGACACACCGGCCGGGTGGGAGGCCATACCGCCACCTTCAGGAGCAAGTGAGCCTGCAACAGCTCCTCCACGTGGACtgggcggcggggtgggggggggggggggggggcggttcacCTCCTGCCTGGCTGACCTCAAGGGCtcctggaaggaggggaggagggacgtGATGGGTGCTTGCAACAAGGAACATCGAATTTGGGCTTGAAGCCAATTATGTTGAACATAGAACCCCAAGTTGCAGCGTACAATTTGGAACAGTGGAATGGAAAATAGAGCGTAGAACCAGGAACACAGAATAACTTTGTAACTGTAGGGTGCAGAGGTTTGCCTGGCTTCTAAGTGGCTCAGCCTGCAGTAAGTGCCCAAGGGGGGTGAGGCTTGCTCCAGGGCACCAACTCCCCGCACTTGCAGCCTCCCAGGGGTGGGCtcagtgcctggcagccagggGAGCCCTCAGACAGACAGATGCAGGAGCCAGGTGCTCGTAGGGACTTTCTGCAGCTTCCTCCTCATGCATGTCTGGGAAAGGTGGCACCGGAACAGGGTCCACTAAGGTATCTCAGTGCTCACGATCTTTAGAGAGCAGTAGCTTCCCTGTTTTACAGCAAAGAAACGGACAGATGCTCAAGAGGTGACGCACCTGGTAGAGAAAGTGGTGTTCTTGCGCGAGGGGAGGGCTCCATCGCTGGCCCGCTCCCGCCCCACCACCCCAGACAGCACGATGTTTGGCCAGCGAATGTTGACATGGTGTCTGTTGAATGGATGAGCTGGTCAGAGTCACATGACCGTGGGTTGGGGTTGAGTTGGTGTAAGGAAAGTGTGCAGCGCTGTGCCTGGTCTGCAGTGGGGTCTCCGTGAGCAGTgatctccttcctctgccccctctaaGGGCTCTGTGCCAAGAAGCGAAACTTCCCGCCCAGGTTCATGACCACCTTCGGGGAACTGCCCCCTATGCTCCAGAGAGAGGGCGCCAGGGAGTCTCCAGCAAGTCTCTGCCGGCTCCGTCCAAGCAGCACTGAAGCCAATCCAAGTTTCCCCCATGATAACTCAACGAAACCCAGCAATGGCCTGTCTTCCCTCCATGTTATTCCAGAGAAGAACGTACCCTCGGTCTCTCAAcctttctgccctccctcccgCCCATATTTTCAGCCTCTCCTTGAAGAGCTGCCTATAACTTGCAGGGCCTCCTTTCtcacctcccttctttcctccaccCCCTGCACTCTGGTGCCCACCCCACATGTGTCCTTGGTGTCATTTTCCAGCAGCCTGTGATGCTGTTGTCAATTCCCGCCTTTCTGAGCCTGTTCCCTCAATGGCGTGATAAATCCTACCTCTCCAGATTATTCTGAGAACTAAGTAACTCCTTCCTTGGTGTATTCAGCAAGCATTTCTGAATGCCTGCTTGTGTGCAGGCTTTCTGCTGGGTTCTTGAAGACACTGACTTTGGAGGCGTCTGCGAtcccccagggtcacagaagctaTTAGAATAAATGTGAAAGAGCCTGGCATTCTGTCTACACACCGTGGACACCGTCTGTGCAGGTGGCCTCTGTCTtatctgaccctcagtttccacAGCCAGAAAATGGGTGAGAAAGGGGGTTGGACTTGCTCTCCGAAGTCTCTTCCAAGCCAAGATGGCCCGAGGCCCGAGCC
The nucleotide sequence above comes from Ursus arctos isolate Adak ecotype North America unplaced genomic scaffold, UrsArc2.0 scaffold_12, whole genome shotgun sequence. Encoded proteins:
- the LOC113254636 gene encoding NADH-cytochrome b5 reductase-like isoform X3 is translated as MRGKVDGLEIQRAYTPISPANAEGYFEVLIKCYPTGLMSQYVKSWSTGDTAFWRGPFGDFFYKANKYAELLMLASGTGLAPMVPVLQSITDNAEDETFVTLVGCFKTFEGIYLKTFLQEQARFWNVRTFFVLSQENSLEKLPWSYREKTRFGRLAQGLIEELVGSCRRKPFALVCGSAEFTKDMARCLLRAGLAEDSYFLF